Part of the Vanacampus margaritifer isolate UIUO_Vmar chromosome 12, RoL_Vmar_1.0, whole genome shotgun sequence genome, AAGAGTCCAATCAAACAAAAGAACTCGCAATTGCCAGCACCTTTGAATAGTCCCCCTTCATTCTTGCACGTAAATGAGTTGGTATGGGAACTTTAATCCTTGTTCCCGTTGGGTTCCCATTTTCCTCGAGCAGAATGACGTTATTTGAATCAAAGCGTGGATTCATTCGGTCTCCAGGCATTTTGTGACCAACAATTAGTGCTGCCTTCTTCTGTCCTTTAATGGCAAGTAACACTTTGTCACCAACTTTTCCAACGCCGTTTTTGGTGTACACATGGATCACTCTTGGAGGCCGGCGCCAAGGTGTATTTCCAAGAGAACTGTTATCCACCACTCGCACTCTGGTCATTTTCTGAATGGCAGCTGCAGCAGAGGACAGACTGGAGAGATTTGACATGATGCTCAGTCAATAATCATAACGACAGATATGGACAAGCTTTTCATGAATTTGACAATGAGtacaaaatatgtataatatatagttttaaaaaagtgaGCTAGAATATGTTTGCTTGAGTTTCGTGATCCAGAGGTtatgagatataaaatgtgattgacAGACCCCAGGACAATTGAGCAAATTACGTAAACACAAACATAGGAGGATAAAATTAATAGTGGGCTTACATAATGCTCAAAATAGATTGCTGTTGGTGAAACAACTTTTCAGCATGATCTGTCAAACAACACACATCGTGCAGGCTGATGTTTGGTGACCCGTGTACT contains:
- the mrpl14 gene encoding large ribosomal subunit protein uL14m, which gives rise to MAMHLFARSVTGLFADTLCLIPQRTFGLSSAAAAIQKMTRVRVVDNSSLGNTPWRRPPRVIHVYTKNGVGKVGDKVLLAIKGQKKAALIVGHKMPGDRMNPRFDSNNVILLEENGNPTGTRIKVPIPTHLRARMKGDYSKVLAIASSFV